Proteins from one Roseimicrobium gellanilyticum genomic window:
- a CDS encoding PSD1 and planctomycete cytochrome C domain-containing protein, with the protein MKRSTFSLLLVLAAQAGAVHGELTDEQRNFFERKIRPVLVEQCYECHSTQSKKVKGGLMLDTKEATLHGGDTGPAVVPGKITDSLLIEAIRYGNKDMEMPPKGKLPASVIADFEAWVKMGAPDPRGEQVADAGNAASQWKKKDIDVVEGRKFWAYQPPKKSPVPEVKNTAWPRSDLDRYILAKLEEKGLQPVADAQKLDLLRRVTFDLTGLPPTLDQIQAFMKDASPEALTRVVDNLLASERFGEYWGRHWLDVARYAESSGKDINVPYPFAWRYRDWVIGAFNEDMPYNEFIRQQVAGDLLPFKDAVDQSKKIVATGFLAIGTKPHNERNPRQFALEVADEQIDTLTQAVLGTTVACARCHDHKFDPIPQKDYYALAGIFLSSETLYGTNGVIQNNQPSDLIELGRDSGMAPGFEGISASARADLARRMKQLDDTRAERQQEAMAARRSGKEIDAFRLLAVRQQTSELKGQINRYAEDGSARILAMGVYERRTPVNSPLFNRGEATQPGEMVPRGFVQVMFPSTPPQVTKGSGRLDLANWLASTENPQTARVMVNRMWRWLFGRGIVASVDNFGAMGEKPSHPELLDWLALRFMENGWSVKKMVREIVLSRTYQLSSQHAPQNFAADPDNTLFWRMSTRGLDAESLRDAMLSVSGEIDFYPPPGSPVSRVTGEGREAIFRFYQATQQPTRYRSVYLPLIRDVVPEALALFDFANPALVTGDRETTNVPSQSLYLMNNAQVIALSDAFARRVYDSSKDNPTRVVNAYWLAFGRAPTQQEILATRTFFSEYAQDAAKAKSAKDADITMYAWSAFCQALMASAEFRFLN; encoded by the coding sequence ATGAAACGCTCCACCTTCAGCCTGCTTCTGGTCCTGGCCGCTCAGGCCGGTGCTGTTCATGGCGAACTCACCGACGAACAGCGCAACTTCTTCGAGCGGAAGATACGCCCCGTGCTGGTGGAGCAGTGCTACGAGTGCCACTCCACCCAGTCCAAGAAGGTCAAGGGCGGCCTGATGCTGGATACGAAGGAAGCCACGCTGCACGGCGGCGATACCGGTCCCGCAGTAGTGCCGGGCAAGATTACGGACAGCCTGCTCATCGAAGCCATCCGCTATGGCAACAAGGACATGGAGATGCCACCCAAGGGCAAGCTCCCCGCGAGTGTCATCGCCGACTTCGAGGCATGGGTGAAGATGGGAGCACCGGATCCACGCGGTGAGCAGGTGGCAGATGCAGGCAACGCTGCCTCACAATGGAAGAAGAAAGACATCGATGTCGTGGAAGGCCGGAAGTTCTGGGCCTACCAGCCGCCGAAGAAGTCGCCGGTGCCTGAAGTGAAAAACACCGCATGGCCAAGATCGGATCTCGATCGCTACATCCTCGCAAAGCTCGAAGAAAAGGGACTGCAACCCGTGGCCGATGCGCAGAAGCTGGATCTGCTGCGCCGTGTGACCTTTGACCTCACAGGATTGCCTCCCACATTGGATCAGATTCAGGCCTTCATGAAGGATGCCTCACCGGAGGCTCTCACGCGGGTAGTGGACAATCTTCTCGCATCAGAGCGCTTCGGCGAATACTGGGGCCGCCACTGGCTGGATGTCGCGCGCTATGCGGAGTCCAGCGGGAAGGACATCAATGTCCCCTACCCCTTCGCTTGGCGCTATCGCGACTGGGTGATTGGAGCCTTCAACGAGGACATGCCGTACAACGAGTTCATCCGTCAGCAGGTCGCGGGTGATTTGTTGCCCTTCAAGGATGCGGTGGACCAGAGCAAGAAGATCGTGGCCACGGGATTCCTCGCCATCGGCACGAAGCCGCACAACGAACGCAACCCGCGCCAGTTCGCACTCGAAGTGGCGGATGAACAAATAGATACTCTCACCCAGGCCGTGCTCGGCACCACAGTGGCCTGCGCCCGCTGCCACGATCACAAGTTCGACCCCATCCCTCAGAAGGACTACTACGCCCTCGCCGGCATCTTCCTGAGCAGCGAGACGCTGTATGGCACCAATGGTGTGATACAAAACAATCAACCATCCGACCTCATCGAGCTTGGTCGTGACTCCGGCATGGCCCCGGGCTTCGAGGGCATCAGCGCCTCTGCACGCGCGGATCTCGCCCGCCGCATGAAACAACTCGACGACACCCGCGCCGAACGCCAGCAGGAGGCCATGGCTGCACGCCGCAGTGGCAAGGAGATCGACGCTTTCCGTCTGCTCGCCGTGCGCCAGCAGACCAGCGAGCTCAAAGGACAGATCAATCGCTACGCGGAAGATGGCAGCGCCCGCATCCTCGCCATGGGCGTGTATGAGCGCAGGACTCCCGTCAACAGCCCGCTCTTCAATCGGGGTGAAGCCACCCAGCCGGGCGAGATGGTGCCACGCGGCTTTGTGCAGGTGATGTTCCCCTCCACGCCACCGCAAGTCACGAAGGGCAGCGGGAGGCTCGACCTCGCGAACTGGCTCGCCAGCACGGAGAATCCCCAGACCGCGCGCGTGATGGTGAACCGCATGTGGCGCTGGCTCTTCGGTCGCGGCATTGTAGCTTCCGTGGATAACTTCGGTGCCATGGGCGAGAAGCCCTCCCATCCCGAGTTGCTGGACTGGCTCGCCCTTCGTTTCATGGAGAACGGATGGTCCGTGAAGAAGATGGTGCGCGAGATCGTGCTCAGCCGTACCTACCAGCTCTCGAGCCAGCACGCTCCGCAGAACTTCGCCGCAGATCCGGACAATACCCTCTTCTGGCGCATGAGCACACGCGGTCTCGATGCGGAGTCTCTGCGTGATGCCATGCTCTCCGTCAGTGGCGAGATTGATTTCTATCCACCGCCGGGCTCACCCGTGTCACGCGTCACGGGCGAAGGTCGTGAGGCCATCTTCCGCTTCTACCAGGCCACGCAGCAGCCCACCAGGTATCGCTCCGTGTATCTGCCACTCATTCGTGATGTGGTGCCAGAGGCGCTCGCGCTCTTTGACTTTGCCAATCCAGCACTCGTCACCGGCGACCGCGAGACCACCAACGTCCCCTCGCAAAGTCTCTACCTGATGAACAACGCCCAGGTCATCGCCTTGAGTGATGCGTTCGCACGGCGCGTGTATGATTCCTCCAAGGACAATCCCACACGCGTGGTGAATGCCTACTGGCTCGCCTTTGGCCGTGCCCCCACGCAGCAGGAGATCCTGGCCACACGCACCTTCTTCAGCGAGTACGCGCAGGACGCGGCAAAGGCAAAGAGCGCCAAAGATGCCGATATCACCATGTACGCGTGGAGCGCCTTCTGCCAGGCGCTCATGGCTTCCGCGGAATTCCGCTTCCTGAACTGA
- a CDS encoding LysR family transcriptional regulator, with protein sequence MELRHLRYFTAVADTLNFHRAAEILHLAQPALSSQIKSLEDELGVQLFHRTTRSVSLTHAGRVFLAEARTVLASATQAENRARNAQHGLVGHLRVGVLAPAANAWLARILRGFHQTYPGVQLSLFDLTSPDQITRLRSGELDVGLLRPPVGYADFESMLVDESGQVLAMPAGHRLAKLKTLRWQDFDGEGLVMMDPRVQHGYYDTFLAACAKAGAAPRPVQYAHDIQIKMWLISAGFGIAPVTDTLRQVKRPGLVFRALPSTLPRVPTVLVWRKKDDSPVLANFRAAFKELQR encoded by the coding sequence ATGGAACTACGCCATTTGCGCTATTTCACCGCGGTGGCGGACACGTTGAACTTCCACCGTGCCGCCGAGATCCTGCACCTCGCCCAGCCTGCGCTGAGTTCGCAGATCAAATCCCTTGAGGATGAACTGGGCGTGCAGCTCTTTCACCGCACCACCCGCTCCGTGTCGCTCACGCATGCCGGTCGCGTGTTTCTTGCGGAGGCGCGCACCGTGCTGGCGTCGGCCACTCAGGCGGAAAATCGCGCACGAAATGCCCAGCACGGCCTCGTGGGTCACTTGCGCGTGGGCGTGCTCGCTCCGGCAGCCAATGCCTGGCTCGCACGCATCTTGCGTGGCTTCCATCAGACCTATCCCGGGGTGCAGCTCTCCCTCTTCGATCTCACCAGCCCGGATCAGATCACCCGCCTGCGCAGTGGCGAGCTGGATGTGGGCCTGCTGCGCCCCCCGGTGGGCTATGCCGACTTCGAGTCCATGCTGGTGGACGAATCCGGCCAGGTCCTCGCCATGCCAGCCGGGCATCGCCTTGCCAAGCTGAAGACACTCAGGTGGCAGGACTTTGATGGCGAAGGGCTCGTCATGATGGATCCCCGGGTCCAGCACGGCTACTACGACACCTTCCTCGCAGCGTGCGCGAAAGCGGGCGCAGCGCCCCGTCCGGTGCAGTATGCCCATGATATCCAGATCAAGATGTGGCTCATCTCCGCCGGATTCGGCATTGCCCCCGTCACCGATACCCTGCGCCAGGTGAAGCGTCCGGGCCTCGTCTTCCGGGCGTTGCCTTCGACTCTCCCGAGGGTGCCCACCGTGCTCGTCTGGAGGAAGAAGGACGACTCGCCCGTGCTCGCAAACTTCCGCGCCGCCTTCAAGGAGCTGCAGCGGTAG